The following are encoded in a window of Elusimicrobiota bacterium genomic DNA:
- a CDS encoding glycosyltransferase, with the protein MIINENIICFGFAEWDNPYKTNQHHLMSRLSANNRILFIESLGLRRPTFQKKDIFRIFKRVIKWLKGIRTSKPNLFVFAPLVLPFHRYRFIRNFNNWFLGKQLDIVIAKLKLNNPIIWTYIPNAVEYLARWKEKLCIYHCVDDISANPLVPKEAFHELEEMLLKKVNIVFASSKPLFEQKIKFNKNTYYLPNVADFDHFNKADSKDIPLAEELEKIPSPRLGFMGAISEYKLDFELLAFLAEKHPEWSIILIGDTGEGEKKADLSSLIKNKNIYFLSGKQYNQLPMYLKGFDICLLPNKINQYTKNMFPMKFFEYLSSGKPIISTNLDSLNEFKELFYLSDGKEEFEENVLKALKENSEELKNKRIELAKQYTWEKRIEQMSEIIEAELKKQN; encoded by the coding sequence ATGATTATTAACGAAAATATTATCTGTTTCGGGTTTGCCGAATGGGATAATCCTTATAAGACTAACCAGCATCATTTAATGAGCAGGTTATCGGCTAATAATAGGATTCTTTTTATTGAATCTTTGGGCTTGAGACGGCCGACTTTTCAGAAAAAGGATATTTTTAGAATATTTAAAAGAGTTATTAAATGGCTTAAAGGGATAAGGACATCTAAGCCCAATTTATTTGTGTTCGCGCCACTTGTTTTACCGTTTCATAGATACAGATTTATCAGAAACTTCAATAACTGGTTTTTGGGAAAACAACTGGATATAGTTATTGCAAAATTGAAATTAAATAATCCCATTATTTGGACCTATATCCCAAATGCCGTAGAGTATTTAGCTAGATGGAAAGAAAAACTCTGTATCTATCACTGCGTAGATGATATTTCTGCAAATCCTCTAGTTCCTAAAGAGGCTTTCCATGAATTGGAGGAAATGCTTTTAAAAAAAGTAAATATTGTATTTGCGAGTTCAAAACCGCTTTTTGAACAAAAAATAAAATTTAACAAAAACACTTATTATCTTCCAAATGTGGCAGATTTTGATCATTTTAATAAAGCTGATTCAAAAGATATACCGCTTGCTGAAGAATTAGAAAAAATCCCTTCTCCCAGACTGGGTTTTATGGGAGCGATAAGCGAATATAAACTAGATTTTGAATTATTAGCATTTTTAGCAGAAAAACATCCTGAATGGTCTATCATTTTGATAGGAGATACCGGAGAAGGAGAAAAAAAGGCAGATTTAAGTTCATTAATCAAAAATAAGAATATTTATTTTTTGAGCGGCAAGCAATATAATCAACTTCCGATGTACTTAAAAGGTTTTGATATTTGTCTTCTTCCGAATAAGATAAATCAATATACTAAAAATATGTTTCCGATGAAATTTTTTGAATATTTATCTAGCGGCAAGCCTATTATCTCAACTAACTTGGATTCTCTCAACGAATTTAAGGAATTATTCTATTTATCAGATGGCAAAGAAGAATTTGAAGAAAATGTTTTGAAAGCGCTTAAAGAAAATTCTGAAGAACTTAAGAATAAAAGAATTGAATTGGCGAAACAATATACTTGGGAAAAACGAATAGAACAGATGAGCGAAATAATAGAGGCAGAATTGAAAAAGCAGAACTGA
- a CDS encoding transposase, which yields MVRPLRLTYEGAVYHITSRGNARMKIFHCDTDRQEFLRVLGSVIERYKWVCHGYCLMSNHYHLIIETPSGNLSIGMRQLNGVYTQSSNRKHKSCGHIFQGRFKAIHVEKGNYLLELSRYIVLNPVRAKMCKSPEQYEWSSYRSFIGIEKPPAFLFVDWVLSQFSNKRTSAIKDYTGFVKEGYSDKPWERLVGQIYYGSNGFIERIKSGNEELKEVPKEHLQPLKPALKKLLVEENGMVKAYKEYGYKLKEIAKELNVHYATVSRKLKKQELRMCDCKT from the coding sequence ATGGTACGGCCATTAAGATTAACATACGAAGGAGCAGTTTATCATATTACATCCAGAGGCAATGCCCGGATGAAGATATTTCATTGTGATACCGACCGGCAAGAATTCTTAAGGGTACTTGGATCCGTGATAGAAAGATATAAATGGGTGTGCCATGGGTATTGTTTGATGAGTAATCATTATCATCTTATAATTGAAACACCATCGGGTAATCTTTCAATAGGCATGAGGCAATTGAACGGAGTATATACGCAGTCTTCCAATAGAAAACACAAGAGTTGCGGACATATATTTCAGGGAAGGTTTAAGGCAATACATGTTGAAAAGGGGAATTATCTGTTGGAACTTTCACGGTATATTGTTCTGAATCCTGTCCGTGCAAAGATGTGTAAAAGCCCAGAACAGTATGAGTGGAGCAGTTATCGTTCTTTTATTGGGATAGAAAAACCGCCCGCGTTTTTGTTTGTAGATTGGGTATTATCCCAGTTTTCAAATAAACGGACTTCAGCGATAAAGGATTACACAGGATTCGTAAAAGAAGGATATAGTGATAAACCTTGGGAAAGGTTGGTTGGGCAGATATATTATGGGAGCAACGGTTTTATTGAAAGAATCAAATCCGGAAATGAAGAACTAAAGGAAGTGCCGAAAGAGCATTTGCAACCGTTGAAGCCGGCACTAAAAAAGCTATTAGTTGAAGAAAACGGTATGGTCAAAGCATATAAAGAATATGGGTATAAATTGAAAGAGATAGCAAAAGAGCTTAATGTTCATTATGCAACAGTGAGTCGTAAACTAAAAAAACAAGAACTGCGAATGTGTGATTGCAAGACCTGA
- a CDS encoding glycosyltransferase, which translates to MNNLDNKISVIVPCYNSEKTIHQCLESFLAQDIKLKEIIVVDDCSKDDTLKVVEKIKEESNIPIVIVKNSKNLGEGGARNAGAWAAAGEYIIQTDSDAKYSRNYCRKIIEAIMKHPKTISFGGLRICWTMKDNIWKGFWDTYFIARWKLLKENKVPRLGGWAFRREDFIKFGGYREIRQGEDVDLVNRMKAEGYSNLWVPNVNLEHVESQTFKNVFKRFSRSKERILLLQQNGQLLKTFIVSFIYMALSFSGILILTAPAMIFLIPEGRISIGYLIRKRNFVSLLLFPWLYFYFKFSSAYGIFIGTIQCFPKIVKQYIRTKQSTIYFGLNENYYKKIAKKQSENNYIPVLISMDDFCPLLGGDEKEWEKLSDGSWANKNLIKLLEKDVKVTLFTVPSMFNKGKNWSITDFPDWIKLIKSYGDKIEIACHGYDHYNPKSKTQMKEFDNTDYELTREKMSKALAIFKQAGFEVKGIRPPGWGLGKNNCLIEVSKELGLHYGSFASLNDGLNRYIKRVSNIYAMEFNGILNIPQNIGVNDKNIENTIKTIVDAGGNISIKMHYGDYAANPNFRMSDNFDKLAIVNLFEILKKIQHYVFSKSYEIRFTSYVK; encoded by the coding sequence ATGAATAATTTAGATAATAAAATTAGCGTTATTGTACCTTGCTATAACTCTGAAAAGACAATTCACCAGTGCCTGGAATCTTTCCTGGCTCAGGACATTAAGCTTAAAGAGATAATAGTTGTTGATGATTGTTCTAAGGACGATACTCTTAAAGTTGTTGAAAAGATTAAAGAAGAATCCAATATCCCGATCGTAATTGTCAAAAATTCAAAAAACCTTGGAGAGGGTGGTGCGAGAAATGCAGGTGCTTGGGCTGCGGCCGGAGAATACATTATTCAAACCGATTCGGATGCAAAATACAGCAGAAATTATTGCAGGAAAATTATTGAAGCTATTATGAAGCATCCTAAAACAATTAGTTTTGGCGGGCTGCGCATTTGTTGGACGATGAAAGATAATATATGGAAAGGATTCTGGGATACCTATTTTATTGCCCGATGGAAATTATTAAAAGAAAACAAGGTGCCAAGATTAGGCGGTTGGGCGTTTAGAAGAGAGGATTTTATTAAATTCGGCGGATATAGAGAAATAAGACAGGGGGAAGATGTAGACCTTGTCAATAGGATGAAAGCAGAGGGCTATAGTAACCTTTGGGTTCCGAATGTTAATCTAGAGCATGTTGAATCGCAAACATTCAAAAATGTGTTTAAAAGGTTCAGCAGATCAAAAGAAAGGATACTATTACTCCAACAAAACGGCCAGCTGCTTAAAACATTTATTGTTTCTTTCATTTATATGGCATTATCATTCAGCGGCATTCTCATTCTAACTGCTCCAGCTATGATATTTCTTATTCCGGAAGGCAGAATATCTATTGGATATTTGATAAGAAAAAGAAATTTCGTATCACTCCTTCTTTTTCCTTGGCTATATTTCTACTTCAAGTTTTCATCGGCTTATGGGATTTTTATCGGAACAATACAATGCTTTCCAAAAATTGTTAAACAGTATATCCGCACAAAACAAAGCACAATATACTTTGGATTAAATGAAAACTATTATAAAAAAATTGCCAAAAAACAATCGGAGAATAATTACATTCCTGTTCTTATTAGTATGGACGATTTTTGCCCCCTGCTTGGCGGAGATGAAAAAGAGTGGGAAAAGCTGTCAGATGGTTCGTGGGCCAATAAAAACCTTATTAAATTGCTGGAAAAAGATGTGAAAGTTACTTTATTTACTGTCCCTTCAATGTTTAATAAAGGCAAAAACTGGTCTATAACAGATTTTCCTGATTGGATTAAGCTAATAAAAAGTTACGGTGATAAAATTGAAATTGCTTGCCATGGGTATGATCATTATAATCCCAAATCCAAAACTCAAATGAAAGAGTTTGATAATACTGACTATGAATTAACAAGAGAGAAAATGTCAAAGGCGCTAGCGATATTTAAGCAAGCTGGATTTGAGGTTAAAGGAATCCGCCCTCCCGGCTGGGGCCTTGGTAAAAATAATTGCCTTATTGAAGTTTCAAAAGAACTTGGTTTGCATTACGGCTCTTTTGCTTCTCTTAATGACGGATTAAACAGGTATATTAAACGAGTAAGTAACATATATGCCATGGAGTTCAACGGTATTCTTAACATTCCTCAAAACATTGGTGTAAATGATAAAAACATTGAAAATACAATCAAAACAATCGTTGATGCAGGTGGTAATATCAGTATCAAAATGCACTATGGCGATTATGCAGCTAATCCTAATTTCAGAATGAGTGACAATTTTGACAAATTGGCAATAGTTAATTTATTTGAGATATTGAAGAAAATACAGCATTATGTGTTTAGCAAAAGTTATGAAATAAGATTTACCAGTTACGTGAAATAA
- a CDS encoding glycosyltransferase family 39 protein, with protein MIGIFIVVLTITACYSLGFFLNSIILSKINVYSRFEKTIFNIVIGIGILAFIVFFLGISGLIYASIFWVILAALNILAAYLFFSNARSQKFEMPIFSVLEKVVIILIVLSGISHIVLSFRPVTNLDALSHLVLLPKSYIFKHAIYNLTREVPFSTYPQLLGMLDTFVMALADEIAVNHLHLLIGFLTCGLIYLVGKKTVNRTAGLLSVLTIITSSVFFDMASIAKIDIGIAFYTAAILYALVKWEYEKNSIWFYVSIAFCALSFGVKYNGAFLLILPAVFYVSQIWKEGKISAELIRLIPLSAAVYLLLLSPWLIMNYAFTGNPLSPFLAKILGDRSQLPEMSGSISSYFEKASSGYFTYPKDVLLGMPILFFAFFIKLIKNKAAVLALISGALYFLIGDFFLLHADRVFFPAFILFFFVIGNVIHSAKIGGNKIIRYFILTVYFAMIVYSLYAIINEILRKENFPYFSGKESKTEFLKRDVTSYPITIPANKLIPRGEYLWSLAESRGYYFDQKFIQGFSYITTDITRGNSPESIIEGMEKYNIKYVLFSREPYFLERQHRIFNEGTFLAENFDLVANEGYCSIYKLKHE; from the coding sequence ATGATTGGAATTTTCATAGTAGTTTTAACTATTACGGCTTGCTATTCACTAGGCTTTTTTTTAAATTCAATTATTCTAAGCAAAATAAATGTATATTCAAGGTTTGAAAAAACCATTTTTAATATTGTTATTGGTATTGGAATATTGGCATTTATAGTATTTTTTCTTGGCATTTCAGGCCTTATTTATGCGAGCATTTTTTGGGTTATATTGGCAGCCTTGAATATTCTTGCGGCATATTTGTTTTTTAGCAATGCCCGCAGTCAAAAGTTTGAAATGCCAATATTTTCCGTACTAGAAAAGGTCGTTATAATTTTAATAGTTTTGTCCGGCATTTCTCATATTGTTTTATCTTTCAGGCCGGTAACTAATCTGGATGCTTTAAGCCATCTGGTTCTTTTGCCAAAAAGCTACATTTTTAAGCACGCCATTTACAACCTTACAAGAGAAGTTCCTTTTTCCACCTATCCGCAGCTTTTGGGAATGCTCGATACATTTGTTATGGCCTTGGCAGATGAAATCGCAGTAAATCACTTACATCTATTAATTGGTTTCTTAACTTGCGGCCTAATTTATTTAGTTGGTAAGAAAACAGTTAATAGAACCGCAGGCCTTCTTTCCGTTTTGACAATTATAACATCAAGTGTATTTTTTGATATGGCTTCTATTGCTAAAATAGATATTGGCATAGCATTCTATACCGCGGCAATTCTTTATGCTCTCGTAAAATGGGAGTATGAAAAAAATAGCATTTGGTTTTATGTTTCCATAGCTTTTTGCGCTTTGTCTTTCGGGGTAAAGTATAACGGGGCTTTCCTTTTGATTTTGCCCGCGGTATTTTATGTTTCTCAAATTTGGAAGGAAGGTAAAATAAGCGCAGAACTGATACGGCTTATACCATTATCTGCAGCGGTATATTTATTGCTATTATCACCTTGGCTAATTATGAATTATGCTTTTACAGGCAATCCTTTATCTCCTTTTCTTGCGAAAATATTAGGAGACAGAAGCCAATTGCCGGAAATGAGCGGTTCAATCAGTTCATATTTTGAAAAAGCGAGTTCAGGGTATTTTACTTATCCAAAAGATGTGCTTCTTGGGATGCCTATACTCTTCTTTGCTTTCTTTATTAAATTGATAAAAAATAAAGCAGCAGTTCTAGCATTAATTTCCGGAGCGCTTTATTTTCTGATTGGGGACTTTTTCCTTTTACATGCGGACAGGGTCTTCTTTCCGGCTTTTATATTGTTTTTTTTCGTTATTGGAAATGTTATTCATTCCGCGAAAATAGGCGGTAATAAAATAATCAGGTATTTTATCCTTACTGTTTATTTTGCAATGATTGTCTATAGTCTTTATGCGATAATAAATGAAATATTACGAAAAGAAAATTTTCCTTATTTCAGCGGAAAGGAAAGCAAAACCGAGTTCCTAAAAAGGGATGTAACTTCTTATCCAATAACAATTCCTGCAAACAAGCTTATTCCTAGAGGTGAATATTTGTGGTCCTTGGCCGAATCCCGCGGGTATTATTTTGATCAGAAATTTATTCAGGGGTTTAGCTATATAACTACTGATATAACAAGAGGAAATTCACCGGAAAGTATAATTGAAGGCATGGAAAAATATAACATTAAGTATGTTCTTTTTTCTAGAGAACCATATTTCCTTGAACGACAGCATAGGATATTTAACGAAGGCACATTTTTGGCGGAAAACTTTGACTTGGTAGCAAATGAAGGTTATTGCAGTATTTATAAATTAAAACATGAATAA
- a CDS encoding class I SAM-dependent methyltransferase — protein MELENTNCCLCNNSTAKLFLTLPDHLFGVPGIYNLVKCTNCEHIYLNPRPTKKTVTLLYEKYYSTKEPETGIASKMRGNFLLRSIYHKLTGEFLAEIIAKASGKVLDIGCGQGILLEDLKAKGCEVYGVEINSGQAEIANKKKLNVVCGDIYQAHYPDEFFDCIVMNHTIEHMPNPESILNDVRRILKPVGKVFINCPNVNSYSARIFKQYWAGWHIPFHFNYFSIDSIKQLANICKFDIISIRTATPGYRFLTSLDAYKKNDKAKLARLLSKALMLNKRIPRLILSIILRIPDTLLPGKGECIYLEMKKA, from the coding sequence ATGGAACTAGAAAATACAAATTGTTGCCTGTGTAACAATTCTACAGCGAAACTGTTTTTGACTTTGCCTGATCACCTGTTCGGTGTTCCGGGTATTTATAATCTTGTTAAATGCACTAACTGTGAGCATATATATCTAAACCCTCGTCCGACCAAAAAAACCGTAACTTTGTTGTATGAAAAGTATTATTCAACTAAAGAACCGGAAACCGGTATTGCTTCTAAAATGAGGGGAAACTTTTTATTGCGCAGTATTTATCATAAATTAACCGGCGAATTTCTTGCGGAAATAATAGCAAAGGCTTCGGGAAAAGTTCTTGATATCGGTTGCGGCCAAGGTATTTTGCTGGAAGATTTAAAGGCTAAAGGTTGTGAAGTATATGGTGTTGAAATAAATTCCGGCCAGGCGGAAATAGCCAACAAAAAAAAGCTTAATGTTGTTTGTGGAGATATTTATCAAGCTCATTATCCTGATGAGTTTTTTGATTGCATTGTTATGAACCACACAATTGAGCATATGCCGAACCCTGAAAGTATCCTAAATGATGTCAGAAGGATTCTAAAACCCGTCGGCAAGGTATTTATTAATTGCCCAAATGTTAACAGTTATTCTGCTCGGATATTTAAACAATACTGGGCGGGCTGGCACATACCTTTCCATTTCAATTATTTCTCCATAGATTCCATTAAACAACTGGCAAATATCTGTAAGTTTGATATAATTTCAATAAGGACAGCTACACCGGGGTATCGTTTTCTTACTTCGCTGGATGCATATAAGAAAAATGATAAAGCAAAACTAGCGCGGTTATTAAGCAAAGCGCTTATGTTAAATAAAAGAATCCCGCGCCTGATTTTGTCTATAATTCTCCGTATTCCGGATACTCTGCTTCCGGGCAAAGGCGAATGTATATATTTAGAAATGAAAAAAGCTTAA